A genomic segment from Maniola jurtina chromosome 9, ilManJurt1.1, whole genome shotgun sequence encodes:
- the LOC123868239 gene encoding sperm-associated antigen 6-like isoform X2 — MSHSMSSPRNIQLVFETYEKARLLFVQTMAELATRASNVKCLESAGVLDFLRPLLSDPCSTVRQCAVVAAARLAEHEEGIARQLLNSGMLTATLENLNKFNVYYKRSALYLMRAVAKHNEELASAIVRLGALEHIVSCLEDFDTQVKENAAWALGYIAKHSEHLAGLVVDAGTLPLLVLAFQEPEISLKQIAAGALVDLAQHKPEAVVDAGAICHLVRGLDNQDPKLKRSTLCALGAVAGARAELAEATVAGGALPPALLHAGHDSAPVRRAAACLLRDIVKHSVDLAQLVVNTGGCGPLVELLSEGAGGARVPACMALGYIAGQSDQLAMAVIEAKAVVVLVNILQNSDSEDAELCAAAWTLGHVAKHSPQHSLAVAVANALPRLLQLYTNPKSSSEVRARASCALKQSLQCCLHRPALEPLLHAAPACILKYVLAQYAKILPNDARARRLFVTTGALKRVQEIDTVPGTSLKEYINIINSCFPEEIVLFSGLFRFIA; from the exons ATTTCCTCCGTCCTCTGCTGTCGGACCCGTGCAGCACCGTGCGCCAGTGCGCCGTGGTGGCGGCCGCGAGACTCGCCGAACACGAGGAGGGTATCGCCCGACAGTTGCTCAACAGCGGCATGCTCACCGCCACTCTTGAGAACCTCAACAAATTCAac GTTTACTACAAGCGGTCAGCTTTGTATCTAATGAGGGCGGTTGcaaa gCACAATGAGGAATTAGCGTCAGCCATTGTCCGGCTCGGTGCGTTGGAACATATTGTTTCGTGTTTAGAAGATTTCGATACACAG gTGAAAGAAAATGCAGCCTGGGCATTAGGATATATAGCGAAGCACAGCGAGCATTTAGCTGGATTGGTAGTTGACGCGGGGACGCTGCCCTTATTAGTGTTGGCTTTTCAAGAACCCGAAATCAGTTTAAAacag ATTGCTGCTGGAGCGCTCGTGGATTTGGCTCAGCACAAACCTGAAGCTGTAGTTGACGCGGGAGCCATCTGCCACCTAGTGCGAGGTCTAGACAATCAGGATCCCAAGTTGAAG CGCAGCACCCTGTGCGCGCTCGGGGCGGTGGCCGGCGCGCGCGCGGAGCTGGCGGAGGCGACGGTGGCCGGCGGAGCGCTGCCGCCCGCGCTGCTGCACGCCGGCCACGACTCGGCGCCCgtgcggcgcgcggcggcctGTCTGCTGCGTGACATTGTCAAACATTCCGTTGAT TTAGCGCAGTTGGTGGTAAATACGGGTGGCTGCGGGCCCCTAGTGGAGCTATTGTCGGAAGGCGCGGGAGGCGCGCGCGTGCCGGCATGCATGGCTCTGGGCTACATCGCCGGACAGTCGGACCAGCTGGCGATGGCTGTTATAGAAGCCAAG GCGGTGGTAGTACTGGTGAACATACTGCAGAACAGCGACAGTGAGGACGCGGAGCTGTGCGCCGCCGCGTGGACGCTCGGCCACGTCGCCAAGCACTCGCCGCAGCACAGCCTCGCCGTCGCCGTGGCTAATGCTCTGCCCAGACTGTTGCAA cTATACACAAATCCAAAGTCATCAAGTGAGGTCAGAGCCCGAGCATCCTGTGCACTGAAGCAATCCCTACAATGCTGCTTACACCGACCTGCACTGGAGCCTTTGCTGCACGCTGCCCCAGCTTGTATCCTCAAATATGTACTTGCACAATATGCCaag ATATTACCAAATGATGCCAGAGCTCGAAGACTATTTGTAACTACAGGTGCACTTAAAAGAGTACAAGAAATAGACACCGTCCCAGGGACATCATTGAAAGAATATATTAACATAATAAACAGCTGTTTTCCTGAAGAAATA GTACTATTCTCCGGGTTATTCAGATTCATTGCTTGA
- the LOC123868250 gene encoding uncharacterized protein LOC123868250 isoform X1: MHYISVTELLSPAENPVCKIQGLPSTDLNTLESCFLDLHLTCKNLENFIEVDFSGVDVLNILCGLDFRYRVVSQCMAIEVTAIGGRTMKIQKIFWTMAKE, from the exons atgCATTATATTAGTGTTACCGAATTACTATCACCGGCAGAAAACCCAGTGTGTAAAATTCAG GGCCTGCCTTCAACAGATCTTAATACTTTGGAATCATGTTTTTTGGATCTTCATCTAACatgcaaaaatcttgaaaactTCATTGAAGTAGATTTTTCTGGTGTTGATGTTCTGAATATACTTTGCGGCTTAGATTTTCG TTACAGAGTTGTAAGTCAGTGTATGGCAATCGAAGTCACTGCGATTGGAGGAAGGACAATGAaaattcaaaagattttttgGACAATGGCTAAGGAATGA
- the LOC123868246 gene encoding DNA-directed RNA polymerase III subunit RPC7-like: MAGRGRGRGSTSSLTHEQLQALGIARGDNTTQVLAPPPLFPKLEAKPLPLICDAATDYMVIVRDQFIEYLHESPAFVKANTRTDGIERYSDKYKLLALDAKKGKILNCIWDNMPLELRPHAGRVRTTARKRKLDDPSEIAKRLQTLEKKESQEGDVMDVDATESNIKKENEDNDEELEDEQEQEEEIDDGTDYANNYFDNGEDYEDEEGDDDGPVY, from the coding sequence ATGGCAGGTAGAGGTAGAGGTAGAGGCAGTACATCGTCTCTAACTCATGAACAGTTACAAGCACTAGGAATAGCCCGCGGGGACAACACGACGCAAGTCCTCGCGCCACCGCCTCTGTTCCCGAAACTCGAGGCTAAACCTCTACCGTTGATTTGCGACGCCGCGACCGACTACATGGTGATTGTGAGAGACCAGTTCATAGAATATTTACATGAGTCCCCCGCGTTTGTCAAAGCTAACACACGCACTGACGGTATCGAACGGTACTCCGATAAGTATAAGCTTCTTGCTCTTGACGCGAAGAAGGGTAAGATATTAAATTGTATATGGGACAATATGCCGCTAGAACTGAGGCCACACGCGGGCCGAGTACGTACTACGGCGCGGAAAAGAAAACTAGATGACCCAAGCGAAATAGCAAAGAGGTTACAAACTTTGGAAAAGAAAGAATCGCAAGAAGGTGATGTCATGGACGTAGATGCGACtgaaagtaatataaaaaaagaaaatgaggACAATGACGAAGAACTGGAGGATGAACAGGAGCAAGAGGAAGAAATTGATGATGGGACAGATTATGCTAACAACTACTTTGATAATGGGGAAGATTATGAGGACGAGGAGGGGGATGATGATGGGCCAGTCTATTAG
- the LOC123868239 gene encoding sperm-associated antigen 6-like isoform X1 — MSHSMSSPRNIQLVFETYEKARLLFVQTMAELATRASNVKCLESAGVLDFLRPLLSDPCSTVRQCAVVAAARLAEHEEGIARQLLNSGMLTATLENLNKFNVYYKRSALYLMRAVAKHNEELASAIVRLGALEHIVSCLEDFDTQVKENAAWALGYIAKHSEHLAGLVVDAGTLPLLVLAFQEPEISLKQIAAGALVDLAQHKPEAVVDAGAICHLVRGLDNQDPKLKRSTLCALGAVAGARAELAEATVAGGALPPALLHAGHDSAPVRRAAACLLRDIVKHSVDLAQLVVNTGGCGPLVELLSEGAGGARVPACMALGYIAGQSDQLAMAVIEAKAVVVLVNILQNSDSEDAELCAAAWTLGHVAKHSPQHSLAVAVANALPRLLQLYTNPKSSSEVRARASCALKQSLQCCLHRPALEPLLHAAPACILKYVLAQYAKILPNDARARRLFVTTGALKRVQEIDTVPGTSLKEYINIINSCFPEEIVRYYSPGYSDSLLDRVEAYTPQIPELFTDRVPSDCKSELTIENEN, encoded by the exons ATTTCCTCCGTCCTCTGCTGTCGGACCCGTGCAGCACCGTGCGCCAGTGCGCCGTGGTGGCGGCCGCGAGACTCGCCGAACACGAGGAGGGTATCGCCCGACAGTTGCTCAACAGCGGCATGCTCACCGCCACTCTTGAGAACCTCAACAAATTCAac GTTTACTACAAGCGGTCAGCTTTGTATCTAATGAGGGCGGTTGcaaa gCACAATGAGGAATTAGCGTCAGCCATTGTCCGGCTCGGTGCGTTGGAACATATTGTTTCGTGTTTAGAAGATTTCGATACACAG gTGAAAGAAAATGCAGCCTGGGCATTAGGATATATAGCGAAGCACAGCGAGCATTTAGCTGGATTGGTAGTTGACGCGGGGACGCTGCCCTTATTAGTGTTGGCTTTTCAAGAACCCGAAATCAGTTTAAAacag ATTGCTGCTGGAGCGCTCGTGGATTTGGCTCAGCACAAACCTGAAGCTGTAGTTGACGCGGGAGCCATCTGCCACCTAGTGCGAGGTCTAGACAATCAGGATCCCAAGTTGAAG CGCAGCACCCTGTGCGCGCTCGGGGCGGTGGCCGGCGCGCGCGCGGAGCTGGCGGAGGCGACGGTGGCCGGCGGAGCGCTGCCGCCCGCGCTGCTGCACGCCGGCCACGACTCGGCGCCCgtgcggcgcgcggcggcctGTCTGCTGCGTGACATTGTCAAACATTCCGTTGAT TTAGCGCAGTTGGTGGTAAATACGGGTGGCTGCGGGCCCCTAGTGGAGCTATTGTCGGAAGGCGCGGGAGGCGCGCGCGTGCCGGCATGCATGGCTCTGGGCTACATCGCCGGACAGTCGGACCAGCTGGCGATGGCTGTTATAGAAGCCAAG GCGGTGGTAGTACTGGTGAACATACTGCAGAACAGCGACAGTGAGGACGCGGAGCTGTGCGCCGCCGCGTGGACGCTCGGCCACGTCGCCAAGCACTCGCCGCAGCACAGCCTCGCCGTCGCCGTGGCTAATGCTCTGCCCAGACTGTTGCAA cTATACACAAATCCAAAGTCATCAAGTGAGGTCAGAGCCCGAGCATCCTGTGCACTGAAGCAATCCCTACAATGCTGCTTACACCGACCTGCACTGGAGCCTTTGCTGCACGCTGCCCCAGCTTGTATCCTCAAATATGTACTTGCACAATATGCCaag ATATTACCAAATGATGCCAGAGCTCGAAGACTATTTGTAACTACAGGTGCACTTAAAAGAGTACAAGAAATAGACACCGTCCCAGGGACATCATTGAAAGAATATATTAACATAATAAACAGCTGTTTTCCTGAAGAAATAGTACG GTACTATTCTCCGGGTTATTCAGATTCATTGCTTGATAGAGTGGAGGCTTATACACCTCAG aTTCCAGAACTATTTACAGATAGGGTGCCAAGTGACTGCAAGAGTGAACTAACGATAGAAAACGAAAACTAA
- the LOC123868250 gene encoding uncharacterized protein LOC123868250 isoform X2, with product MHYISVTELLSPAENPVCKIQGLPSTDLNTLESCFLDLHLTCKNLENFIEVDFSGVDVLNILCGLDFRVVSQCMAIEVTAIGGRTMKIQKIFWTMAKE from the exons atgCATTATATTAGTGTTACCGAATTACTATCACCGGCAGAAAACCCAGTGTGTAAAATTCAG GGCCTGCCTTCAACAGATCTTAATACTTTGGAATCATGTTTTTTGGATCTTCATCTAACatgcaaaaatcttgaaaactTCATTGAAGTAGATTTTTCTGGTGTTGATGTTCTGAATATACTTTGCGGCTTAGATTTTCG AGTTGTAAGTCAGTGTATGGCAATCGAAGTCACTGCGATTGGAGGAAGGACAATGAaaattcaaaagattttttgGACAATGGCTAAGGAATGA